The following are from one region of the bacterium genome:
- the rpmB gene encoding 50S ribosomal protein L28, protein MSRVCQICGKGPMSGHRVSHANNHTKRRFLPNLQTVHARVDGERRKMRICTCCIQAGKVEK, encoded by the coding sequence ATGAGCCGAGTTTGCCAGATCTGCGGCAAGGGCCCGATGAGCGGTCACCGCGTCTCCCATGCCAACAATCATACAAAGCGCCGTTTCCTGCCCAATCTGCAGACCGTCCACGCCCGCGTCGACGGGGAGCGCCGCAAGATGCGCATCTGCACCTGTTGCATCCAGGCCGGCAAGGTCGAGAAGTAG
- a CDS encoding 3-dehydroquinate synthase family protein, with protein sequence MFELTLRLARHDTRLWLGRDGAPILAADLARRPRPRMLLTDNQVARARARQLEDLVEGSDLHRLVLPTGEASKNSANLLTVLAEMGSLGLERHSPLVAFGGGVIGDLGGLAASLWKRGVPLILVPTSLLAMVDACLGGKTAINFGGLRNAVGTFWPACLVVVDLDCLDTLPAREWAGGFGELLKAAWLSDGSWASRLEQDPAGLLRAGHPDLAGHLKRALRVKAALVEGDEFEAGERALLNLGHSFAHALEARGDGELGHGQAVLFGMLAAARASRLTGAAPPAAADEMEERLRRVLASLGLLPARKLVRLSVANLMKAMTQDKKVREGRLRLVLPETPGRARLQDVAGETVAEAWRQWKDLVR encoded by the coding sequence GTGTTTGAGCTGACGCTGCGACTGGCTCGCCATGACACCCGCCTGTGGTTGGGACGGGACGGCGCCCCCATCCTCGCCGCGGATCTGGCCCGACGACCCCGGCCGCGCATGCTGCTTACCGACAACCAGGTGGCCCGCGCCCGCGCCCGGCAGCTGGAGGACCTGGTGGAGGGAAGCGACCTGCACCGTCTGGTCCTTCCCACGGGCGAGGCAAGCAAGAACAGCGCCAACCTGCTCACCGTGCTCGCCGAGATGGGCAGCCTGGGCCTGGAGCGGCATTCGCCCCTGGTGGCCTTCGGCGGCGGCGTGATCGGCGACCTGGGCGGCCTGGCCGCCTCCCTGTGGAAGCGGGGCGTGCCGCTCATCCTGGTCCCCACCAGCCTGCTGGCGATGGTCGACGCCTGCCTCGGCGGCAAGACCGCGATCAATTTCGGCGGACTGCGCAACGCGGTGGGCACCTTCTGGCCGGCCTGTCTGGTGGTGGTCGACCTGGATTGCCTCGACACCCTGCCGGCGCGGGAATGGGCCGGCGGGTTCGGGGAGCTGCTCAAGGCCGCCTGGTTGTCGGACGGAAGCTGGGCCAGCCGCCTCGAGCAGGATCCGGCCGGCCTCCTGCGCGCCGGCCACCCGGATCTGGCCGGGCACCTGAAGCGCGCCCTCCGCGTCAAGGCGGCCCTGGTGGAAGGGGACGAGTTCGAAGCGGGGGAGCGGGCTCTGCTCAATCTGGGCCACAGTTTCGCCCATGCGCTGGAGGCCCGGGGCGACGGGGAGCTGGGGCATGGCCAGGCCGTGCTCTTCGGCATGCTGGCGGCGGCGCGGGCCAGCCGCTTGACCGGCGCGGCGCCACCGGCCGCGGCCGATGAGATGGAGGAGCGCCTGCGGCGGGTGCTGGCCTCCCTCGGCTTGTTGCCCGCGCGGAAGCTGGTCCGGCTGTCGGTGGCGAACCTGATGAAAGCCATGACCCAGGACAAGAAGGTGCGGGAGGGCCGTCTGCGGCTGGTGCTGCCCGAGACGCCCGGCCGCGCCCGCCTGCAGGACGTGGCGGGGGAGACGGTGGCCGAGGCATGGCGGCAATGGAAGGATCTGGTGAGATGA
- a CDS encoding type II 3-dehydroquinate dehydratase yields the protein MRLDLVNGPNLNRLGRRQVEIYGGHSLDEIGQELIRAFPEVGWTFFQSNHEGALVDRLQWADDHADGLIINPGGLSHTSVVLLDALLALRIPIVEVHVSQVAARESFRRRLLTARAATALVCGMGPAGYAAAARHLLSQWNGSSRQEKGGGAC from the coding sequence ATGAGACTGGATCTGGTCAATGGACCCAACCTCAACCGCCTGGGCCGGCGCCAGGTGGAGATTTACGGCGGCCACAGCCTGGATGAGATCGGGCAGGAACTGATCCGCGCCTTTCCGGAGGTCGGCTGGACCTTCTTCCAGAGCAACCACGAGGGGGCGCTGGTGGATCGCCTGCAATGGGCCGACGATCACGCCGACGGCCTCATCATCAATCCGGGCGGCCTCTCCCACACCAGTGTCGTGCTGCTGGACGCGCTGCTGGCGCTGCGCATCCCCATTGTCGAGGTGCATGTGAGCCAGGTGGCGGCCCGGGAGAGTTTCCGCCGGCGCCTGCTCACGGCCCGCGCCGCCACCGCCCTCGTCTGCGGCATGGGGCCGGCCGGCTATGCCGCGGCGGCCCGGCACCTGCTGTCACAATGGAATGGATCCTCGCGGCAGGAGAAGGGAGGCGGCGCATGCTGA
- a CDS encoding oligosaccharide flippase family protein has product MSLTRQSLLLSLGRSAASAARLLVNLGVARLFGERLGFTAEYQNIWLVFNTSYMFFILSLPSVLFYFFPRARPEEQARLMATVHQLLLVMGLVYGALLWWAAPRLAGFYHMPELAGHLKVFALYGGAMVAGSGMESVFNLLGRFRLLAVWLTLEAALFLLLALGPVALGARPELLPEIADRLAALWPELGREGAGIRAACWLLGMMALAKWAVFQAALLASHPELAWRPIRFSRERLRPLLGYALPITATTLVAYLAAYLDKNIVAAFFVDKAVFARFQAGALEVPFVSVLVGSVSVVMLPHISRLQHEGRLPELADLLAEGVEKVAWLVFPIFTLLMVLADPLYVALWGPSYEASALPFRLYLLLFPLRLIFYGQVLNTLGLQRWVLGTALGDLLLNATLSLWLVRLHWAGPALATVLATIAEVAVFWWLLGRGLGLPVTRVFVPGRLWRIARLALVAGLAALGGRLAGRGPWEMILLGTLSHGAVFLLLAWRAGLGQFIKERRDRSRAIRGGGGVT; this is encoded by the coding sequence ATGAGCCTGACCCGCCAGAGCCTGCTGCTCAGCCTGGGACGCTCGGCCGCCAGCGCCGCGCGCCTGCTGGTCAACCTGGGCGTGGCGCGGCTCTTCGGCGAGCGGCTTGGCTTCACGGCGGAATACCAGAACATCTGGCTGGTGTTCAACACCAGCTACATGTTCTTCATCCTCAGCCTGCCCAGCGTGCTTTTCTACTTCTTCCCGCGGGCCCGGCCCGAGGAGCAGGCCAGGCTGATGGCCACCGTGCACCAGCTGCTGCTCGTCATGGGCCTGGTCTACGGGGCTCTGCTGTGGTGGGCCGCGCCCCGCCTCGCCGGCTTCTACCACATGCCGGAGCTGGCCGGCCATCTCAAGGTTTTCGCCCTCTACGGCGGGGCGATGGTCGCCGGCTCGGGGATGGAGTCCGTCTTCAACCTGCTGGGCCGCTTCCGTCTGCTGGCCGTCTGGTTGACGCTGGAAGCCGCGCTCTTCCTCCTGCTGGCCCTGGGACCCGTCGCCCTGGGCGCCCGACCCGAGCTTCTGCCCGAGATCGCCGACCGGCTGGCCGCCCTCTGGCCCGAGCTGGGCCGCGAAGGGGCGGGCATCCGGGCCGCCTGCTGGCTGCTGGGGATGATGGCCCTGGCCAAGTGGGCCGTATTCCAGGCCGCGCTCCTGGCCAGCCACCCCGAGTTGGCCTGGCGGCCCATCCGCTTCAGCCGGGAGCGTCTCAGGCCGCTGCTGGGCTACGCGCTGCCCATCACGGCCACGACCCTGGTGGCCTACCTGGCGGCTTACCTGGACAAGAACATCGTGGCGGCCTTCTTTGTCGACAAGGCCGTCTTCGCGCGCTTCCAGGCCGGCGCGCTGGAAGTGCCCTTCGTCTCCGTGCTGGTGGGGAGCGTGTCCGTCGTCATGTTGCCGCACATCTCGCGCCTGCAGCACGAGGGCCGGCTGCCGGAACTGGCCGACCTGCTGGCCGAGGGCGTGGAGAAGGTGGCCTGGCTGGTCTTCCCCATCTTCACCCTGCTCATGGTGCTGGCCGACCCGCTCTATGTGGCCTTGTGGGGCCCCTCCTACGAGGCATCGGCCCTGCCCTTCCGCCTCTACCTGCTGCTCTTCCCGCTGCGCCTCATCTTCTACGGCCAGGTGCTCAACACGCTGGGCCTGCAGCGCTGGGTGCTGGGCACGGCGCTGGGCGACCTGCTGCTCAATGCCACCCTCTCCCTCTGGCTGGTGCGCCTGCACTGGGCGGGTCCGGCCTTGGCCACCGTTCTGGCCACCATCGCCGAAGTCGCAGTCTTCTGGTGGCTGCTGGGGCGGGGCCTGGGACTGCCCGTCACGCGCGTGTTCGTGCCCGGCCGCCTCTGGCGCATCGCGCGCCTGGCGCTGGTGGCCGGATTGGCGGCGCTGGGGGGGCGCCTGGCCGGCCGCGGCCCCTGGGAGATGATCCTGCTGGGCACCCTCAGTCACGGCGCGGTCTTCC